Proteins co-encoded in one Lates calcarifer isolate ASB-BC8 unplaced genomic scaffold, TLL_Latcal_v3 _unitig_5086_quiver_549, whole genome shotgun sequence genomic window:
- the pfdn1 gene encoding prefoldin subunit 1 isoform X1, giving the protein MAAPIDLELKKAFSELQVKMIDTQQKVKLADLQIDQLTRVQKHAKLTHTEITTLPDNTRLYEGVGRMFILQSKEEINNQLMDKQKTADEKIKELEQKKVYLERSVKEAEDNIREMLLSRRAQ; this is encoded by the exons ATGGCTGCGCCCATAGACCTGGAGCTGAAGAAG GCGttctctgagctgcaggtgaAGATGATCGACACGCAGCAGAAGGTGAAACTGGCTGACCTGCAGATCGATCAGCTGACCCGGGTCCAGAAACACGCTAAGCTAACTCACACTGAGATCACCACGCTGCCCGACAACACGCGACTCTATGAGGGAGTTGGACGCAT gttcaTTCTCCAGTCAAAGGAGGAGATCAACAACCAGCTGATGGACAAACAGAAGACGGCTGACGAGAAGATTAAAGAGCTCGAG CAGAAGAAGGTGTACCTTGAACGCAGTGTAAAGGAAGCTGAAGACAACATCAGAGAGATGCTTCTGTCCAGGAGAGCTCAGTGA
- the pfdn1 gene encoding prefoldin subunit 1 isoform X2 — MAAPIDLELKKAFSELQVKMIDTQQKVKLADLQIDQLTRVQKHAKLTHTEITTLPDNTRLYEGVGRMFILQSKEEINNQLMDKQKTADEKIKELEKKVYLERSVKEAEDNIREMLLSRRAQ, encoded by the exons ATGGCTGCGCCCATAGACCTGGAGCTGAAGAAG GCGttctctgagctgcaggtgaAGATGATCGACACGCAGCAGAAGGTGAAACTGGCTGACCTGCAGATCGATCAGCTGACCCGGGTCCAGAAACACGCTAAGCTAACTCACACTGAGATCACCACGCTGCCCGACAACACGCGACTCTATGAGGGAGTTGGACGCAT gttcaTTCTCCAGTCAAAGGAGGAGATCAACAACCAGCTGATGGACAAACAGAAGACGGCTGACGAGAAGATTAAAGAGCTCGAG AAGAAGGTGTACCTTGAACGCAGTGTAAAGGAAGCTGAAGACAACATCAGAGAGATGCTTCTGTCCAGGAGAGCTCAGTGA
- the mat2b gene encoding methionine adenosyltransferase 2 subunit beta, with protein MSRAGAELRIMFSPGRVQLVQEEVVVPGLRVLVTGATGLLGRAVCREFQNNGWLVIGTGYKRARPRLLRCDLTDEDAVRGLLHEYKPDVIVHCAAERRPDVVERHTEAAVNLNVHATSTLAKEAAACGAFFLYISTDYVFDGRNPPYGEDDSPNPLNVYGRSKLEGERETLRHCPGAVVLRVPVLFGEVESVTESAVTSLWLKVQEATESCTLDHCQQRFPTDARDVAAVCRKLSERARQDPSIRGIFHFSAKEQMTKYEMAVAIAQAFNLPSNHLIPLTEQPAASALRPVNSRLNCSRLELLNLSVEPRPFTSAITDCLWPFTPDKRWRQTVFH; from the exons ATGAGCCGCGCAGGCGCAGAACTCAGGATCATGTTCAGCCCGGGGCGCGTGCAGCTGGTTCAG gaggaggtggtggtccCGGGTCTGAGGGTCCTGGTTACTGGGGCGACAGGTCTTCTGGGTCGAGCGGTTTGCAGAGAGTTTCAGAACAACGGCTGGTTGGTTATCGGAACAGGATACAAGAGAGCCAGGCCCCGCCTCCTCCGCTGTGACCTCACTGATGAGGACGCTGTCAGAGGATTACTGCACGAGTACAAG CCCGACGTGATCGTCCACTGTGCAGCTGAGAGACGTCCAGATGTTGTAGAGAGACACACTGAAGCAGCTGTTAACCTCAACGTGCACGCCACAAGCACGCTCGCCAAGGAGGCAG CTGCGTGCGGAGCGTTCTTCCTCTACATCAGCACTGACTACGTGTTCGATGGGAGGAATCCTCCGTACGGAGAAGACGACAGTCCGAATCCTCTCAACGTTTATGGACGGAGCAaactggagggagagagagagacactgagacactgtccag gagcCGTGGTGCTGCGGGTGCCCGTCCTGTTCGGGGAGGTGGAGTCGGTGACGGAGAGCGCCGTCACGTCTCTGTGGCTGAAGGTTCAGGAGGCGACGGAGAGCTGCACCCTGGATCACTGTCAGCAGAGGTTCCCCACCGACGCCAGGGACGTCGCCGCCGTCTGCAGGAAGCTCTCTGAGAGAGCGAgacag gacCCGTCTATCAGAGGGATCTTCCATTTCTCAGCGAAGGAGCAGATGACTAAATATGAAATGGCCGTTGCCATCGCTCAGGCCTTCAACCTGCCGTCCAACCACCTCATACCT CTGACGGAGCAGCCCGCGGCCTCGGCTCTTCGTCCAGTCAACAGTCGGCTGAACTGTTCTCGTTTGGAGCTGCTGAACCTGAGCGTTGAGCCGCGACCTTTCACCTCGGCCATCACCGACTGTCTGTGGCCGTTCACACCTGACAAACGCTGGAGACAGACCGTCTtccactga
- the ttc1 gene encoding tetratricopeptide repeat protein 1 gives MSRGGEQRCNEAAGKPREQEEKEDDFYDCQETLEPPDPREEEEEKQGDKREEEETRQDGGRSEYCDAKNETITNTETETRGGGGHQEEQGDRLQEDSDSEMKEEKSPEVEFDDDYLREVEKELTDEEKENQRQQSLTLKEKGNSQFKAGDWSAAERSYTEALVLCPVCFSRERAVLFSNRAAARLHLDLKDQAISDCTRAIELNPDYVRALLRRAELYEQTEKLDEALEDYKKVLDQDPNQTIAKQACMRLPQQIQERNEKLKEEMISKLKDLGNMILRPFGLSTRNFQVNQDQNTGSYSINFVQNPNNNNR, from the exons ATGAGCCGAGGAGGTGAACAGAGATGCAACGAAGCAGCTGGAAAAcccagagagcaggaggagaaggaggacgACTTCTACGACTGTCAGGAGACCCTGGAGCCTCCAGAccccagagaggaggaggaggagaagcagggaGACaagcgggaggaggaggagacccgTCAGGATGGAGGACGGTCTGAATACTGTGACGCTAAAAATGAgacaataacaaacacagagactgagaccagaggaggaggaggacatcaggaggagcagggagacaGGCTGCAGGAGGATTCAGATTcagagatgaaggaggagaagagccCAGAGGTGGAGTTTGATGACGACTACCtgagggaggtggagaaggagctgACAGACGAGGAGAAGGAG AATCAACGGCAGCAGAGTTTAACTCtgaaggaaaaaggaaacagtCAGTTTAAAGCTGGAG ACTGGTCGGCGGCGGAGCGCAGCTACACGGAGGCTTTGGTTTTATGTCCAGTTTGTTTCAGCAGAGAGCGAGCCGTGCTGTTCtccaacagagctgctgcaagACTGCACCTG GATCTGAAGGATCAGGCAATCTCAGATTGTACCAGAG CAATAGAACTGAATCCAGACTATGTGCGGGCATTGCTGCGGAGGGCAGAGCTTTATGAGCAGACAGAAAAGCTGGACGAGGCTCTGGAGGACTACAAGAAGGTTCTGGACCAAGACCCAAACCAGACCATAGCCAAGCAGGCCTGCATG aggttACCTCAGCAGATTCAGGAGAGGAATGAGAAATTGAAGGAGGAGATGATAA GTAAGCTGAAAGACCTGGGGAACATGATCCTGAGGCCGTTTGGACTCTCGACCAGAAACTTCCAGGTGAATCAGGACCAGAACACCGGCTCCTACTCCATCAACTTCGTCCAGAacccaaacaacaacaacagatga